CACTCCGACAGTGATAACGATAGAAAGAGTAACGAGAATCATAGTGAAGAGCAGGTACTTGCCGATGAGAGGAATTACAAGTGATGTAGGTGGAATGAGCTCACTCAGTAGAAGAAAGAAGACAGTGAGTGCAAGAAGTATTGATATGCAAAGTGTTATTTTTTCTCCAGAGTCAGAGGGTAGATAGAAGACAAGCACGGTGAGAAAGGAGATGGCCACACAAGGTATGATAAGATTGACTGTGTAGAACAACGTCTTTCTTCTGATCGTAACGTTAAATGTCACATCAGGAAAGATGTCGATGCAGCATGGATACTGGACTTCATTACGTCTTGCAGGTACTGACATCACATCCCAAATGAATGATGGATAATAATCGGCCAAATCTATGGCGTCCTTAATATCGACCACTCCTGGCACTTCTGCTTGGTACATGTGCTTCAGGTCAACTGTGAATAGTCAAAGGAAAGTATGTTAGTAGTAAGTGTACATTGAACTAGCTGCTCTGATAAGTGACTTACTAAGGTACTACATTCATCACAATATGTAGGCAGCAATAATCAGCTGTCATCTGTTTGATGAACTTCATCTTTTCGGCTTAGAAGTAAACAAGCCAGAACTTACACAAAAGGCTGTACTTATACAGAACTATTTACTAAAGTGCCTTTGTACCTTAAACTCAGTAATACTTTGTACGAAACCTAGAATGATACAACCACCAACTCTAAGGCTAGATGTAATAGATACCTGATCAACACTCTGGTATATACTGCTTCTGTCAGGCAAAGTGCAAAAACAATTAGGGTGCATTCAATGAATATATTGCTGAAATAGTGATATATGTTGTGGTTGTCTGTTTGAAAGTTTCTCTGATATATCTTGCCTCAACTATTAGCATTCGATGCTTCCCTCAACTTGTTGGTCCCACAAAGTAGAGCCTCAGTCTAAACTATTATTTATGTTGGTTATCTTACACCAAAATTGCTTTAGGGCTGACCTGTTATGCTTCCCAACTTATGACAATAAGCTGAGGCAAGAATGTTGTAAAGAGTTGTGGCAACAATTCTTTGCCTATGTGCAAAAACTAGAGATGGTGTTTAGTTAGGGGAGAGACAAAAACTCACCTTGCTCTTGTACATATGTCCAAGAACTAAACTTCATTGTGCAGGTCTGCTGATCAAATGGGAAAAACTCCACATCAATAGCACAGGAAGATTTATAGATCGCTGGTGGCTCCCACAGAACTCTCCCATCATAATAGACAGTTGCCTTAGTTGATAGCGTCACTTGGAAATTTCCATCAGCactaaaagttcataactttttataacattattaaTCGACTAAGTTATGTAGCTGTTACATACATAACCACTTGGCCGACGAGCCTAAAAGAAAGTGATTTGGAGTTATTCTCTCGCTATCAAACACTTCATGCCATGCATTAtacctacatatacatgtgcTAGTTCAATGTCCAGcattgcacaagtaataaaatatttactcaataaattggagtaacttaagctagtaacttaagctagtctaaatctttactacaatatgAGCCACATCTGAGGCCAACTTGATAACTTTACGTTACGTgtaatgatctctcacgcaatcatgatttTTAAGCATGCTAGTTATCACCAATAGTATTTTCCTAAGTGCTTTAAGCGTGCATATTGTAACCGATGTAATGAGTATGACCACAATTACTCCATTGTGTAGCAATGTAGCTGCTTGACTTAGCGGTCTGGCCCACTGGTCTGCAGACCTGGAAGTTCTGGGTTCAAATTCAGTGTGAAGTGTATTTTTCGCTCTTATAAattaatcgctatagctggacacacaaacCACAGACTAACAGAAAATCGATAAACAttgagatttttatatatagataggcTACTTTGCTATAATCCTCTCATGATACTAGCAGTTCTTTCACTGTCTGTGACAAACCGAAGAACTTGAAGGCTGGCTAATCGACAATGTCTACACCCTTATTTACTACGATCATCATAAGCATAGAGTTTTGCATTGTGCCTTCATTGACAGCAAAATGAGATGCAAAGAGTAAAAGCATGAGTATTTTTACATAGAGTTGTTTTACACGTCTACAAGACGTAAGCTTACTTATTGTAAAGGACTATATCAGGTTTCCAGATATCATCAGCTGGAATATACAGGTGGTCAACACCTCCGTATTCCTCCTTATCCCACTTGAGGTAAACATCAAACCATTCTTGCTCCAGCCACACGTTAGTTGTCATTATCTGATTTTTTTCATCCTAGAAATACAGATGCGGTCTCGTTAGTGGCACACATTCTGCTCATTGTGCGTATTTATTCTAGTTACTTATCTATTGTAGCCATGATATGCTTATGTAAATTTGTTAAGtgtagcatttctagtatgAACTGATTCTATATCTGTGAGAGAAGAGCAGGTGTTGAGTCATTATAGTCCTTACATATTAATGAGAGGTGATTTGATCCCAACAACATTTCTTTAGCTAATCCTATTCACAGCGCTTCACATTTGTGCTGTAAccttaataatatatttataattttatctttCAAGAAAAAGTCAGTGTGACCATAATGGCCAAAGATACACACGACTCCAATGAGTTGGGATAGCTTTAGGCCAAGCTTGACGTTCAGTCTCTCTGTGCTGTTAGCAACTGGCCTGACCAGCTTGTTGTAGCCACTCATAAGCTTCTTATATAGCCTTTTGGCATCTTCATTAGCCTGAGTTCCTTGAAGGCTGAATAATACGATGAGGACAACTGCACTGATCCATTCTATAATCAAATACATTTGTACAGTGACCTGCTTTAATTAAAGGAAGCATTACCACCAATAAGCAACACTGAAATCTGATTAATGGGTGAGCTAGGTATCATATACCTAGATTATCATATTAAAATTGGAATAATGATTAGTAGACATAACAACCTTCAAGTTTCCCAAATCTATCTTTTAAAACTCATACCAACTGCACAAACCAGAGAAATACCCAGCATATAATAGAATctcataaataataatatactttattttatacAGAACTTACTAGCCATTTGCAGCGGATTGCTCTTTCTTTCTTTAATATTTAAGCTTTATTAGACCCAGTTAACACGAATTCTGCCATAGTTATGGTATGCTGCCACCTGTAGTATGCTGCCACTCATGATATACCCATAGCAGGCATTACGATTGGATGAGCCAATTAACTGTTCTTAGTCTCTATTTTTCACCCGCAGAAGTTGCAGTTGAACTTTGCTTGATTGACTAATACATTTGTATCCGTGTGTTTTCTAGTCAAACAATAGCACATTATGTCATTCTATTAGAGGCAGCAAAAGGAGCGCTATTGAATGCTCGATTACTCCCTCTCCATTTCACTAATTGCATGATTAAATGTGAGCAAAGAAAACAGTTAGATCATTCACTCACAAGGAGAACAAATATCTTATGACCAAATGCTGTAAGCAACACCAAGTGTGTAGCGGCTGAAAAGGCAGACAAGCTTTGTCAGGTCGTTATAAAGATAGCGGGCCCTCAATCATAACACTATACTAATGCTGTATAGCCCACAGACACTCAGACATAACGCTATACTAATACTGTATAACCCACAGACACTCAGACATA
Above is a window of Watersipora subatra chromosome 3, tzWatSuba1.1, whole genome shotgun sequence DNA encoding:
- the LOC137390946 gene encoding acetylcholine receptor subunit beta-like 2: MYLIIEWISAVVLIVLFSLQGTQANEDAKRLYKKLMSGYNKLVRPVANSTERLNVKLGLKLSQLIGVDEKNQIMTTNVWLEQEWFDVYLKWDKEEYGGVDHLYIPADDIWKPDIVLYNNADGNFQVTLSTKATVYYDGRVLWEPPAIYKSSCAIDVEFFPFDQQTCTMKFSSWTYVQEQVDLKHMYQAEVPGVVDIKDAIDLADYYPSFIWDVMSVPARRNEVQYPCCIDIFPDVTFNVTIRRKTLFYTVNLIIPCVAISFLTVLVFYLPSDSGEKITLCISILLALTVFFLLLSELIPPTSLVIPLIGKYLLFTMILVTLSIVITVGVLNLHYRSMSTHSMPPWLKTVFLERLPKYLLMKRPNYNELSDKKVTSRKWKPSKLSKRSLTGSLHRSRLSNIMGGPELETLLSECKINGRENGWNIEMEDRADNFTTEEMRALENVKFIADHMYEESEEDKIAEDWKYIAMVVDRFFLWIFSIVCCVGTLCIILQAPNLVDKTEPLAANGDF